A stretch of Desulfitobacterium dichloroeliminans LMG P-21439 DNA encodes these proteins:
- a CDS encoding cytidylyltransferase domain-containing protein encodes MNILFTICGRAGSKGIKNKNLREFLGYPLPFYTASAIDLYRKQNPDVQCDVVLNTDSKDLAALFKERVCFDVNIIERDESLGLDSTPKVAVILNCLEIMRQRKAVFYDMVVDLDVTSPLRTAEDVRNLIENKIISNADVVFSVTDSRRNPYFNMVKKTENGYERVIASNFNARQEAPEIFDMNASLYAYSPSFLERKKSIFEGKCESIKMMDTAVLDLDHESDFELMQVIAEYLFDKLPEFRVVRDNIALCCKEWATNN; translated from the coding sequence ATGAATATCTTATTTACTATTTGCGGCAGAGCTGGTTCAAAGGGAATAAAGAATAAGAATCTAAGGGAGTTTTTGGGGTATCCCTTGCCTTTCTATACTGCTTCGGCAATTGATTTGTATAGGAAACAAAATCCTGATGTTCAGTGCGACGTAGTATTAAATACTGACAGTAAAGACTTAGCTGCATTGTTTAAAGAACGAGTATGCTTTGATGTGAACATAATTGAGAGAGATGAATCGTTAGGATTAGATAGTACACCTAAAGTAGCGGTGATTTTGAATTGTTTAGAAATAATGAGGCAGAGAAAAGCAGTTTTCTATGATATGGTTGTTGACTTGGATGTTACGTCCCCGTTAAGAACTGCTGAGGATGTTAGAAATCTTATAGAAAACAAGATAATCTCCAATGCCGACGTAGTTTTTTCGGTAACGGATTCAAGGCGCAATCCTTATTTTAATATGGTTAAAAAAACAGAAAATGGGTATGAAAGAGTTATTGCTTCAAATTTTAATGCTAGGCAGGAAGCTCCAGAGATATTTGACATGAATGCTTCACTGTATGCATATTCCCCTTCGTTTCTTGAGAGAAAGAAGTCAATTTTTGAAGGGAAATGCGAATCAATTAAAATGATGGATACGGCTGTTTTAGACTTAGACCATGAGAGTGATTTTGAATTGATGCAGGTTATAGCAGAATATTTGTTTGATAAATTACCGGAATTCAGAGTGGTGAGAGATAATATAGCATTGTGTTGCAAAGAGTGGGCGACCAACAATTAA
- a CDS encoding Gfo/Idh/MocA family oxidoreductase encodes MKGLYKIGMVGLGSIGTRHLLNIVSILKERGISYTIDLIRSGIGTEPDSKVVQHINQVYYSYCFAPSDYDVIFVTNPTDLHYQTIQHFVEKTKHMFIEKPVFDKIDVSLETLHLKSDGVYYVACPLRYTDVIQYLKFKLNLSRVFCARVICSSYLPEWRPGQDYRKNYSAHKEQGGGVSIDLIHEWDYLCYLFGQPDEVLNIKGKYSNLEIDSDDLSLYIAQYPTMAIEVHLDYFGRQSIREVQLFTNDDTIIGDLINSEIRFLKRREIISFKEQRNDYQRKEISHFFDMMEGRVVNDNDISTALDTLKIAKEGKRK; translated from the coding sequence ATGAAAGGTTTATATAAAATAGGTATGGTTGGATTGGGTTCGATCGGCACAAGGCATCTTTTAAATATCGTATCTATTTTAAAAGAACGTGGCATATCCTATACGATTGATTTAATTAGGAGTGGTATAGGTACAGAACCTGATAGCAAGGTAGTTCAACATATCAATCAAGTATATTATTCTTACTGCTTCGCCCCGAGTGATTATGATGTAATTTTTGTTACGAACCCTACAGATCTGCACTATCAAACTATCCAGCATTTCGTTGAAAAGACTAAGCATATGTTTATAGAGAAACCGGTATTTGATAAGATAGATGTTTCATTGGAGACATTGCATTTGAAAAGTGATGGTGTATATTATGTAGCTTGTCCATTAAGATATACCGATGTCATTCAATATCTCAAATTTAAATTGAATTTGAGTCGAGTATTTTGCGCTAGGGTTATTTGTTCCAGTTATCTCCCAGAGTGGAGACCGGGTCAAGATTATCGAAAAAACTACAGTGCCCATAAGGAACAGGGCGGTGGTGTATCAATTGACTTAATACATGAGTGGGATTATTTATGTTATTTATTTGGACAGCCCGATGAAGTTTTAAATATAAAAGGTAAATATTCTAATTTAGAAATTGATAGCGATGATTTATCATTATATATTGCTCAGTATCCTACAATGGCAATAGAAGTACATCTTGATTACTTTGGCCGTCAGAGTATAAGAGAAGTGCAACTGTTTACAAATGATGACACAATTATAGGTGATCTCATTAATAGCGAGATAAGGTTCTTAAAGCGTAGGGAAATTATATCTTTTAAAGAGCAAAGAAATGATTATCAACGTAAGGAGATATCGCATTTTTTTGATATGATGGAAGGTAGAGTTGTTAACGATAATGATATCTCAACTGCTCTAGATACATTAAAAATAGCAAAGGAGGGGAAGAGAAAATGA
- a CDS encoding Gfo/Idh/MocA family protein: MRVVVIGLGSMGKRRIRLIQKKYGAFDIIGVDTNEERRKTCEEEWRITTYNNLTEAIATTKIDCAFICTSPLSHCNIITQCLNSGLHVFSELNLVADGYEENIVLAKQKNVVLFLSSTFLYRDEIKQIKSLTKQTNCQLNYTYHIGQYLPDWHPWENYEDFFVGNKRSNGCREIFAIELPWLSDVFGDIIKVDVIKSKMSNLNIDYEDNYLVLIQHDSGYKGTLAVDIVSRKAVRNLEVFGEQLYLHWDGSPNGLYVYDYAEKRDVKVQLYKELDQLENYSSFVVENAYSNEIDSFFNAIIEGKVPIYSFENDKNILRIIDRLEA; this comes from the coding sequence GTGAGAGTTGTAGTAATTGGTTTAGGATCAATGGGAAAAAGAAGGATTCGTTTAATTCAAAAGAAATATGGAGCATTTGATATTATTGGCGTGGATACAAATGAAGAACGCAGAAAGACTTGCGAAGAAGAGTGGAGAATTACCACCTATAACAACTTAACAGAAGCTATTGCTACAACCAAGATTGATTGTGCATTCATCTGCACGTCACCTCTATCACATTGCAACATTATTACTCAATGTTTAAATAGCGGGTTGCATGTATTCTCTGAATTAAACTTAGTAGCGGACGGATATGAAGAAAATATTGTATTGGCAAAACAAAAAAACGTAGTCTTATTTCTCTCATCAACTTTTTTATATAGAGATGAAATCAAACAGATTAAGAGTTTGACAAAACAAACAAATTGTCAGCTTAATTATACATACCATATTGGTCAATATCTTCCTGACTGGCATCCTTGGGAGAACTACGAGGACTTCTTCGTTGGTAATAAGCGCTCAAATGGATGCCGCGAAATATTTGCGATTGAGCTCCCGTGGTTGTCGGATGTGTTTGGGGATATTATAAAAGTAGATGTGATAAAAAGTAAAATGAGTAATTTGAATATTGATTATGAGGATAACTATTTAGTACTTATCCAACACGACTCAGGCTATAAAGGTACCTTAGCAGTTGACATTGTATCTAGAAAAGCGGTTAGAAATTTAGAGGTTTTTGGAGAACAACTTTATCTTCATTGGGATGGTTCTCCAAACGGGTTATACGTATATGATTATGCGGAAAAAAGAGATGTCAAAGTTCAATTATATAAAGAATTAGATCAGCTTGAAAATTATAGTAGTTTCGTGGTTGAAAATGCCTACTCAAATGAAATAGATTCCTTCTTCAATGCAATAATTGAAGGGAAAGTTCCCATTTACAGTTTTGAAAACGACAAGAACATTCTCAGAATCATTGATAGATTAGAGGCATAG
- the neuC gene encoding UDP-N-acetylglucosamine 2-epimerase — protein sequence MKKKICVLTATRAEYGLLKPVILKLMADPNFDVRVVVTGAHLSPEFGLTYKEIGQDGIPIDEKIEILLSGDTPIAISKSMGLALLGFADYFARQNPNLLMVLGDRYETLAVCCAAMNQRIPIVHLYGGEITEGAVDECIRHAITKLSYLHFTSTEQYRNRVIQLGEQPDRVFCVGAIGIENILQEELLSKSELEVALNFKLDKPYAMVTFHPVTLKDNNSAEQFKAVLDVCKKHKEMKFVFSKANADANGRIINQMLDAYVKENENSIAFASLGMVRYLSTVKYSAMVMGNSSSGLVEAPSLRVPTINIGDRQKGRLQADSIINCKPLSNEIEKAIALALTDKAQNRARNTINPYGDGNTSEKIVAKVKEFSLSGKIDLKKKFYDCEVR from the coding sequence ATGAAAAAGAAAATATGCGTATTAACTGCAACAAGAGCAGAATACGGACTTTTGAAACCAGTTATTTTAAAGCTGATGGCAGATCCGAATTTTGATGTGCGCGTAGTTGTAACAGGAGCACATTTGTCACCTGAGTTTGGATTAACCTATAAAGAAATTGGACAAGACGGAATTCCTATTGATGAGAAAATTGAAATCCTATTAAGTGGAGATACGCCAATTGCAATCTCGAAATCTATGGGATTAGCATTGCTAGGGTTTGCAGACTATTTTGCTAGACAGAATCCCAATCTGTTGATGGTATTAGGTGACCGCTATGAAACATTGGCGGTATGTTGTGCTGCTATGAATCAGAGAATACCGATTGTACATTTATATGGGGGAGAAATAACAGAAGGTGCAGTTGATGAATGTATTCGTCATGCTATCACAAAGTTAAGCTATCTGCATTTTACCAGTACAGAACAATATCGGAATCGGGTTATTCAATTAGGTGAACAACCGGATAGAGTATTTTGCGTAGGCGCGATTGGTATAGAGAATATCCTTCAAGAAGAACTCCTGAGTAAGTCAGAATTAGAGGTTGCCCTTAACTTTAAGTTAGACAAACCATATGCAATGGTAACATTCCATCCGGTCACGCTTAAAGATAATAATTCTGCTGAGCAGTTTAAAGCAGTATTAGATGTATGTAAAAAGCATAAAGAAATGAAATTTGTGTTTAGCAAGGCTAATGCTGATGCAAATGGCCGTATTATCAACCAAATGCTAGATGCATATGTGAAAGAGAATGAAAATTCTATTGCCTTTGCATCACTGGGAATGGTTCGTTATTTGAGTACAGTCAAGTATAGTGCAATGGTAATGGGCAACTCATCAAGCGGGTTAGTTGAGGCACCGAGCCTTAGAGTACCGACTATTAATATAGGTGATCGTCAAAAAGGGAGATTACAGGCAGACAGTATTATCAACTGCAAGCCTCTTTCGAATGAAATTGAAAAAGCGATCGCTTTGGCACTTACGGATAAGGCCCAAAATAGAGCTAGAAACACTATTAACCCATATGGTGATGGGAATACATCTGAGAAAATAGTCGCTAAGGTAAAAGAATTTTCCCTTAGCGGAAAAATAGACCTGAAGAAGAAATTTTATGATTGTGAGGTGAGATAA
- the neuB gene encoding N-acetylneuraminate synthase: MKTLIIAEAGVNHNGSIEIAKRMIIEAKRCGADIVKFQTAQLGMLLSKNAAKADYQKETTGNEENQYEMIKKLLLTYEQFDMLDKYCNENDIIFLSTPFDLASIDFLSKLDMPFWKIPSGEITNLPYLIKIANTHKPIILSTGMSTLEEIQAAITVLRDNGSGKITLLHCTTEYPAPYLDVNLKAMETLKEEFNVPVGYSDHTKGIEISIAAVAMGATVIEKHFTLDRNMEGPDHKASLEPDELASMVRAIRNVELAIGNGEKRPSESEKKNIAVARKSIIASRNIKKGETFSETNITTKRPGNGISPMRWFEVLGKKAIKDFEEDELIVL; this comes from the coding sequence ATGAAAACATTAATCATAGCGGAAGCTGGCGTTAATCATAATGGATCTATAGAAATTGCAAAAAGAATGATAATTGAAGCAAAACGATGCGGAGCAGATATTGTTAAATTTCAAACTGCTCAATTAGGTATGCTTCTGTCAAAGAACGCTGCAAAAGCTGACTATCAAAAAGAAACGACGGGTAATGAGGAAAATCAATATGAGATGATAAAAAAACTGTTACTTACGTATGAGCAGTTTGACATGTTGGATAAATATTGTAACGAAAATGACATTATCTTTTTATCAACTCCTTTTGATTTAGCAAGTATAGATTTTCTTAGTAAATTAGATATGCCTTTTTGGAAAATTCCCTCCGGCGAGATTACAAATCTCCCGTATTTGATTAAAATTGCCAATACTCATAAGCCCATCATTTTGTCAACAGGCATGAGCACGCTAGAGGAGATTCAAGCTGCAATTACTGTATTACGAGACAACGGTAGCGGTAAGATAACATTACTTCATTGCACAACAGAATATCCGGCACCTTATTTAGATGTAAATTTAAAGGCAATGGAAACTTTGAAGGAAGAATTCAATGTTCCAGTAGGATATTCAGATCATACCAAAGGAATAGAGATCTCGATTGCTGCAGTGGCTATGGGTGCAACGGTTATTGAGAAACATTTTACTTTAGATAGAAATATGGAAGGTCCCGACCATAAAGCAAGTTTGGAACCGGATGAGCTCGCAAGTATGGTGAGAGCAATCAGAAATGTAGAATTAGCGATTGGAAATGGTGAAAAGAGGCCATCAGAATCTGAGAAGAAAAATATTGCAGTAGCGAGAAAGAGTATTATAGCTAGTCGTAATATTAAAAAAGGGGAAACCTTTTCAGAGACAAATATTACAACAAAACGCCCTGGAAATGGGATTAGCCCAATGAGATGGTTTGAAGTACTGGGGAAAAAGGCTATTAAAGATTTTGAAGAGGATGAATTGATAGTGCTATGA